A single Strix aluco isolate bStrAlu1 chromosome 20, bStrAlu1.hap1, whole genome shotgun sequence DNA region contains:
- the SETX gene encoding putative helicase senataxin isoform X6, with product MSTCRWCTLSGSDTTEFLKSYASKRLSPEDLEGSSDDLCYCLECVVEYHKAKERLPRLHEVLWELETSRLVAHIEKSMQKEAGEDDELFIVDENGDTQLSGYVGPDFENNLRVPLIEMLKYPYLLLHEKVAELCVEVLCRMEQSHCSFQVFEKYAGIYLFLVHPNELIRRWAILTARNLGKVDRDDYYDLQEVLTCLFKVIELGLFERPDIYSSSVVEKGKLVLLPSHLYDTANYKNYWLGICMLLTVLEEQAMDSLLLGPDKQNDFMQSILHTMEKEAADDSADPFWPALHCFMVILDQLGSKVWGQLIDPVQAFQTIINSVSYNNEIRNIRSSFKRTKSEPESDYDDDMVTCSQMVYNYNTEKPQKDAGWKTAICPDYCPNMYEDMQTLANVLQSDIGREMRVHHSMFLWFIPFVQSLMDLKDLGVAYIVEVIHYLCSEIRGILNERMQQCDKISEFFLLILVSIIELHRNKKCLHLLWISSQEWVEAVVRCAKLPAVAFTRCTEKASGHYARGSSAVSLQASNSVQHACVQLIRSLLKEGYQIGQHALCKQYLDKLNLLLRGNLSSGWQLNIQETQELQMCLKQVIRSIKDRVFNTSMSVGNNANSTALPTISIKQERSVYSDGFEMSVHSRDDLCSPFAAVSKEGRGGDYQENPFPRRETAWEEECRDASKSSRSWTSTDTNIKKECNDFTAWEYVSLQDSLAPKVCGKVQENRNSDLVAGQCDTDNQCFNPSAQHSDFRRGGELENKCEAGSIAPMHLAAQTHTGSPERVYSSDVKESNTSPSSSSKLKVDVDKLANLKDKVQKIKWPSELLKPAKPCGLKKSSSATSASKAEVEQPKFCTGYLCTSKDCHKHQGVNTACGNEVSVDIPSSRSYESTREKSVSSAFQSRLVLTKQVSKGTPLDFSSSSKNVPGVQENEDGSILLPGISDTSLKKVATEEKSSSVLKSVFKKDTDMQTSDQGQPNLNDLVNYDCKGQISKTFCMDKTSGNGHVPSSSENKRDISNSASQIRPLSVKCESSDRLFEFSKYFKREDNSGGKEEEDFAKMVSEDNTLTDSQVDRELSKLSLAAYAKSVDFHFDSSQETSAHHICGIKRKVKGAVRSSNDDQSTKSPCDADCLDNQVIIISDSSDEEGGVTDEEETKKRNESVCSEKQPSTSSCISDSGNKTEPKTPKFVMLLEDCESQCFEFEAEAEVFSVWQDTQAYSMEATQEYKQDRVSTSVDSSNSDVLLNDHTNEWGYDMDYMSDDTVEEAANLIEEPVENISHQKEADNTKELTNSTLEESISKGNPKGQLEDFADKGTVAKDFTLDSKVTEPRASASNISLASKLALKRNSMSPRKKIAKSEVARNIQRSPKKPPVLKTAQNKKLLQTTSKNSQPGRLMPAVVPPRKVRQCPAPASTVEKLGLKKAPRKAFELSQRSLDSLAQLRSYGKAAGRVGVAQKQKAKLIAPQSLSVKHNKKLLACQDRQFLRQIRPQKSVRVKSPAGSSESRSKKVSKVDTKSTKQKPKSFELASVERSVKNQREKKREETVCPSAGERKFESLSVKETYVSKMPCSLDSNRKSEDSSMMVPPVSRHSSLSSAALVGDKDEPSGEGCIVQPESEKTTSEENGCKPNENSEDDDGLFLTQLDPIDMELCSQEESVQDTVASKKPEEMGTAESLQQDESSTVVKSKYKDCVEKAGEDCSKHPATSSEADHLFAKPSLLPPSKTRKPSTTKTFSSPNSSRNAAFSKDLEDVKKLPSASKSKVKAAKPVVARPPTAKALPVGNQTCRSPSSSNVLQPHISNNVLQSQNRQNDNASNIARRPAPEPYSSFLGVQQRDESIFINGVLQWTYEMFAHSSQCGPPVNLLHSVVASVPVRFQGYDEYFNTFFPLMMLNAFETLAQEWIENQRAKEKSYYFYLQNFWADLNTANFTAHFQESDLAKQLHPKEDDLIFFVVQKKKDTFKEESEMESHTVNHVGLVRRFSRASGCSTREKEQHTVCHLSVQTQGNLSLFINKKVKCVVVGSLVTTRRTFKGLILLPRSLLAKPIMDPNYSDFCPRGLPVASESAASDMNEYNEDQKRAIETAYAMVKEHPQLPKICLIHGPPGTGKSKTIVGLLSRVLRENTRNEKTTQRVSSKIKPNRFLVCAPSNAAVDELMKKIIIAFKEKCQNKQEPLGNCGDIKLVRLGAEKAINSEVRGFSLDKQVEHRMKRKPTDCDQDIQKKKAALDQKLDMLSRQRAMHRCERRESQMLDDEIGRLSKERQQLASQLKEDVSSSLLSCPLQSNWN from the exons ATGAGCACATGTCGATGGTGCACACTTAGTGGTTCTGACACCACTGAGTTCCTGAAGAGCTATGCTTCTAAACGGTTGTCCCCGGAAGATCTTGAAGGATCCAGTGATGATCTCTGTTACTGCTTGGAGTGTGTGGTTGAATACcacaaagcaaaggaaagatTGCCAAGGTTGCATGAG GTCTTGTGGGAGTTGGAAACCTCCCGTCTTGTTGCCCACATTGAGAAATCCATGCAAAAAGAAGCTGGAGAAGATGACGAGTTGTTTATAGTGGATGAGAATGGAGACACACAACTATCTGGTTACGTGGGCCCGGATTTTGAGAATAACCTGCGAGTGCCCCTTATAGAAATGCTGAAATACCCATATCTGCTGCTGCATGAGAAAGTCG CTGAGCTGTGTGTAGAAGTGCTCTGTAGAATGGAACAAAGTCACTGCTCATTTCAGGTCTTTGAGAAATACGCAGGAATTTATCTCTTTTTGGTACACCCAAATGAATTG ATTCGTCGATGGGCCATCCTAACAGCAAGGAATTTAGGGAAGGTTGACAGGGATGATTACTATGACCTACAGGAAGTGCTGACTTGCTTGTTCAAAGTTATTGAGTTGGGGCTTTTTGAGAGGCCAGATATTTACAGCTCTTCAGTGGTTGAAAAGGGTAAACTCGTCCTTCTGCCATCTCATTTATATGATACTGCCAACTACAAGAACTATTGGCTAG ggaTTTGTATGTTGCTGACAGTGCTGGAAGAACAAGCTATGGACTCCTTGTTACTGGGCCCAGACAAACAAAATGATTTCATGCAGTCTATACTTCACACcatggagaaagaagcagctg ATGATTCTGCTGACCCCTTCTGGCCTGCGCTGCATTGTTTCATGGTTATTTTGGATCAGCTCGGATCTAAAGTATGGGGTCAGCTTATTGATCCTGTCCAAGCCTTTCAAACCATTATCAACAGTGTGAGCTACAACAATGAAATAAGAAATATACGCAGTAGCTTTAAGAG gACAAAATCTGAACCGGAGTCAGACTATGATGATGACATGGTTACTTGCAGTCAGATGGTGTATAATTATAACACAGAAAAGCCTCAAAAG gatgCTGGCTGGAAGACAGCCATTTGTCCAGACTACTGCCCCAACATGTACGAAGACATGCAGACACTGGCTAATGTGCTTCAGTCTGATATTGGCAGAGAGATGCGTGTCCATCACAGCATGTTTCTGTGGTTCATCCCTTTTGTTCAGTCACTTATGGATCTCAAGGACTTGGGTGTAGCATATATAGTAGAGGTCATTCACTACCTCTGCTCGGAAATCAGAGGTATTCTCAATGAGAGAATGCAGCAGTGTGACAAAATCTCTGAATTTTTTCTCCTGATCTTGGTGTCGATTATTGAactacacagaaataaaaagtgcCTGCACTTGCTATGGATTAGCTCCCAAGAATGGGTGGAAGCAGTGGTGAGATGCGCTAAGCTTCCAGCTGTAGCATTTACACGGTGCACTGAAAAAGCATCTGGACACTATGCAAGAGGTTCATCAGCAGTATCTTTACAAGCCTCTAACTCTGTGCAGCATGCCTGCGTGCAGTTGATACGCAGCCTTCTTAAAGAAGGCTATCAAATTGGGCAGCATGCTCTTTGCAAGCAATACCTAGACAAACTCAATCTTCTTCTGCGAGGAAATCTATCTTCAGGTTGGCAGCTGAACATCCAGGAAACCCAGGAATTACAAATGTGTTTAAAGCAAGTTATAAGAAGTATAAAGGACAGAGTATTTAATACCTCCATGTCTGTAGGAAACAATGCAAACTCTACAGCTTTGCCTACCATTTCTATAAAGCAAGAGAGGAGTGTATATAGTGATGGATTTGAGATGAGTGTACACAGCAGAGATGACCTTTGTTCACCATTTGCTGCTGTATCGAAGGAAGGCAGAGGTGGAGATTATCAAGAGAACCCTTTCCCTAGAAGAGAGACTGCCTGGGAAGAGGAATGTAGAGATGCATCTAAAAGTTCAAGATCTTGGACATCCACAGATACGAATATTAAAAAGGAATGTAATGACTTCACAGCTTGGGAATATGTCTCCCTGCAGGACTCTTTGGCACCTAAAGTATGTGGGAAAGTTCAGGAAAATAGAAACAGTGACCTTGTGGCAGGGCAATGTGATACAGATAATCAGTGCTTTAATCCAAGTGCCCAGCATTCAGATttcagaagaggaggagagtTGGAAAACAAATGTGAAGCAGGATCCATAGCACCAATGCATCTGGCTGCTCAAACTCATACTGGTTCTCCAGAACGTGTTTATAGCTCAGATGTAAAAGAAAGCAATACGTCTCCCAGTTCCTCTTCAAAGTTGAAAGTAGATGTGGATAAGCTTGCGAATTTGAAAGACAAAGTACAGAAAATCAAATGGCCCTCAGAATTATTGAAGCCAGCAAAGCCATGTggcttaaaaaaatccagttcagCAACAAGTGCTTCAAAAGCAGAGGTAGAGCAACCTAAGTTTTGCACTGGCTATCTTTGTACAAGCAAAGATTGTCATAAACATCAGGGAGTGAATACTGCGTGTGGAAATGAAGTCTCTGTTGATATTCCATCTTCAAGGAGTTATGAAAGTACACGGGAGAAAAGCGTCAGCAGCGCTTTTCAATCCAGACTGGTCCTCACTAAACAGGTATCAAAAGGAACACCACTAGATTTTTCTAGCTCCTCTAAAAATGTACCTGGTGTGCAGGAAAATGAAGATGGCAGTATTTTGCTTCCAGGAATTAGTGACACCTCACTGAAAAAGGTAGCCACTGAAGAAAAATCAAGTTCAGTGTTGAAGTCTGTGTTTAAGAAAGACACTGACATGCAAACTTCAGACCAGGGACAGCCTAATCTAAATGACTTGGTTAATTATGACTGTAAAGGTCaaatttcaaagacattttgtaTGGATAAAACTTCAGGAAATGGTCATGTTCCATCTAGCTCTGAAAACAAGAGGGATATATCCAACTCTGCTTCTCAGATCAGGCCACTGTCAGTGAAGTGTGAATCAAGTGACAGGTTGtttgaattttcaaaatatttcaagagaGAAGACAATtcaggggggaaggaggaggaggattttGCGAAGATGGTTTCTGAAGATAATACTTTAACAGATTCCCAGGTTGATAGAGAACTCAGTAAATTATCTTTAGCTGCATATGCCAAAAGTGTCGATTTTCATTTTGATTCAAGCCAAGAAACCTCAGCGCATCATATTTGTGGTATTAAAAGGAAAGTGAAAGGTGCAGTAAGATCTTCCAATGATGACCAAAGTACCAAGTCTCCCTGTGATGCGGATTGCCTTGACAATCAAGTCATTATAATTTCAGACTCTTCCGATGAAGAAGGAGGTGTGACTGATGAGGaggagacaaaaaaaaggaatgaaagtgTGTGTTCTGAAAAGCAGCCTTCAACTTCCAGCTGCATTTCTGATAGCGGTAACAAAACAGAACCAAAGACTCCAAAATTTGTCATGTTACTGGAAGACTGTGAGTCTCAGTGCTTTGAATTTGAAGCAGAAGCTGAGGTCTTTTCAGTTTGGCAAGATACTCAAGCGTATAGTATGGAAGCAACTCAGGAGTATAAACAAGACCGTGTTTCGACATCGGTTGATAGTAGTAATTCAGATGTCTTACTGAACGATCACACAAATGAATGGGGTTATGATATGGATTACATGAGTGATGATACCGTGGAAGAAGCAGCGAACTTGATAGAAGAGCCGGTCGAAAACATTTCTCATCAGAAAGAAGCTGATAATACAAAAGAACTAACTAATTCAACATTGGAAGAATCTATTAGTAAGGGAAATCCAAAAGGTCAACTGGAGGATTTTGCAGACAAAGGTACTGTTGCTAAAGACTTCACCCTGGACTCAAAAGTGACTGAACCCAGAGCATCTGCATCTAACATCTCATTAGCTTCAAAATTGGCCCTTAAGAGGAATAGCATGAGCCCACggaagaaaatagcaaaatctGAGGTAGCAAGAAATATTCAAAGAAGTCCTAAAAAACCTCCTGTTcttaaaacagcacaaaataaaaaactACTTCAAACTACATCAAAAAATTCACAACCTGGTAGGTTAATGCCTGCTGTGGTTCCTCCAAGGAAAGTTCGACAGTGTCCTGCACCAGCATCAACTGTAGAAAAACTTGGTCTGAAGAAGGCACCCCGCAAAGCATTTGAATTATCCCAGCGCTCTTTAGACAGTCTAGCTCAGTTGCGCAGCTATGGTAAAGCTGCAGGGAGAGTTGGAGTTGCACAGAAACAGAAGGCTAAACTAATTGCTCCTCAGAGTTTGTCCGTAAAGCACAATAAAAAATTGCTAGCCTGCCAAGACCGTCAGTTTTTAAGGCAGATAAGGCCCCAAAAGAGTGTCAGAGTGAAAAGTCCTGCAGGAAGTTCTGAGAGTAGAAGTAAAAAAGTTAGCAAAGTGGATACAAAATCTACGAAACAAAAGCCTAAAAGTTTTGAACTGGCATCTGTTGAAAGATCTGTCAAAAaccaaagagagaagaaaagggaggagacGGTTTGTCCCTCTGCCGGTGAGAGAAAATTTGAAAGCCTCTCCGTGAAGGAGACGTATGTCTCTAAAATGCCTTGTTCTTTGGACTCGAACAGAAAATCAGAGGATAGCAGTATGATGGTTCCTCCTGTATCTAGGCATTCAAGTCTCTCTTCAGCTGCACTTGTTGGAGATAAAGATGAACCTTCAGGAGAAGGTTGCATTGTGCAGCCTGAGAGTGAGAAGacaacttcagaagaaaatggatgtaaaccaaatgaaaacagtgaagatgatgatggtttatttttaactcagttAGATCCTATAGATATGGAATTATGTTCTCAGGAGGAAAGTGTTCAAGATACTGTAGCTAGTAAAAAACCAGAGGAAATGGGTACTGCTGAAAGCCTTCAGCAGGATGAATCCTCGACTGTTGTGAAATCTAAGTACAAAGACTGTGTGGAAAAAGCAGGAGAGGACTGTAGTAAGCATCCAGCCACCAGCTCAGAAGCAGATCACTTGTTCGCCAAACCTTCTCTCCTGCCACCTTCTAAAACAAGAAAGCCTTCCACTACCAAAACTTTCAGCTCACCAAATTCTTCACGGAATGCAGCCTTCAGCAAGGATCTCGAAGATGTTAAAAAGCTACCGTCAGCTTCAAAAAGCAAAGTGAAGGCAGCAAAACCAGTGGTGGCCAGGCCACCAACTGCAAAGGCTTTACCAGTAGGAAATCAAACATGCAGGTCTCCAAGTTCCAGTAATGTACTTCAACCCCATATTTCTAATAATGTTCTGCAGTCACAAAATAGACAGAATGACAATGCTTCAAATATTGCCCGAAGGCCTGCCCCAGAACCATATTCTTCTTTTCTTGGTGTTCAGCAGCGTGATGAGAGTATTTTTATTAATGGAGTTCTACAGTGGACGTACGAAATGTTTGCACACTCCAGCCAGTGTGGACCTCCAGTTAATCTCCTGCATTCTGTAGTAGCCTCTGTTCCTGTCCGATTTCAGGGATACGATgagtattttaatacatttttccccTTGATGATGCTAAATGCCTTTGAAACG CTGGCACAAGAGTGGATAGAAAACCAGAGAGCAAAAGAGAAGAGTTACTACTTCTACTTACAGAACTTCTGGGCTGACTTGAATACGGCAAATTTTACAg CTCATTTTCAAGAAAGTGATTTGGCAAAGCAGCTTCATCCAAAGGAGgatgacttaattttttttgtggtacaaaagaaaaaagacaccTTTAAGGAAGAAAGTGAGATGGAGAGCCATACAGTGAATCACGTTGGTCTTGTGAGACGATTTTCTCGTGCGTCTGGCTGTTCAACTA GAGAAAAGGAGCAGCATACCGTCTGTCATCTTTCTGTGCAAACTCAAGGCAATTTGTCACTCTTCATAAATAAAAAAGTGAAGTGTGTGGTGGTTGGCTCCCTAGTTACCACACGCCGAACATTCAAAGGTCTAATACTACTGCCCAGGAGTCTCCTGGCTAAACCCATCATGGATCCAAATTACAGTGACTTCTGTCCCAGAGGTTTGCCTGTAGCTTCAGAAAGTGCT GCATCAGATATGAATGAATACAATGAAGATCAAAAGAGAGCCATTGAGACAGCTTATGCTATGGTAAAGGAACATCCACAGCTTCCCAAGATCTGCCTCATCCATGGACCACCTGGAACAGGGAAATCAAAAACTATTGTTGGACTTCTGTCTCGTGTTTTGAGAGAA AACACTAGGAACGAGAAGACAACTCAAAGAGTGAGTTCCAAGATCAAGCCAAACCGGTTTCTAGTTTGTGCACCATCAAATGCTGCTGTTGATGAACTCATGAAAAAGATCATCATTGCATTTAAGGAAAAATGCCAAAACAAGCAGGAGCCTTTGG
- the TTF1 gene encoding transcription termination factor 1: protein MTEEANADDFQVQNFLKKKRKKHKQHKKRHENDERGSIQNAELSCASPVLFEEHAAQSDEGCKKKEKTKKKRKKQQYSLDNSSVGLEHEIRNETGEDASQKKKRKQKYSDSTDEQSDVIYVTVNHHSTDCQELNADYVYLKKSVKKKRKEKLPEEDEVCELLPSETCDKNDNKRSKKKRKKRRGSTQGTQEETDVTLDQSLLSSPEQNRQEEGTVLPLPTAEGGVATPQQWHEDGDSGASPARSEDSMEVPANSSKLTKAADRSQKTPVRAKKIKSRAFVMEESSSESDVPTSETLTSNRKEDQNTSFTRTAASDELSLDDEECLDYSTCSVLDLDTAKQELEEFIPHVRNISDSSIRKMAGRDLMRFKQFKKQGIAVKFGRFSQKENNQIRKNVEEFLTITGIDSAEKLLFTSRYPEDKETINRLKAEHLFCEKLSEGIPRPWRLIYYRARKMFDPNNYKGRYTKEEKEKLKKYHAMHGNDWKKISEMMSRSNLSVAMKYSEIKSAINYGPWSKEETQKLMHAVEEVIRKRMEMEDGNSLSSSEKSNRDLSIDREKLYQKLPWTEIEAKVGTRYWRQCKQKWTTILTNKMTKGQQLYRGTKGLQAKINLIKRLYEMKVEDANDINWEELSNTIGDVPRAYVQAKFYKLKVSCVPFWQKKSFSEIIDYLFKKKLPELEENLEKRKGKQLSSDNSTASQQKKAFQLSDIFDSSEESD, encoded by the exons atgaCAGAAGAAGCAAATGCAGATGACTTTCAGGTTCAGAATTTTCtcaagaagaagagaaaaaaacacaaacaacacaagaAGAGACATGAGAATGATGAAAGAGGAAGTATACAAAAtgcagagctcagctgtgcttCTCCAGTTCTGTTTGAGGAACACGCAGCACAGAGTGATGAAGGctgtaaaaagaaggaaaaaacaaaaaaaaagagaaagaagcaacagTATTCATTAGATAATTCTTCTGTAGGACTGGAACATGAAATTCGTAATGAAACTGGAGAGGATgcttcccaaaagaaaaaaagaaagcagaagtatAGTGATAGTACAGATGAGCAAAGCGATGTAATTTATGTCACAGTAAATCACCATAGCACTGATTGTCAGGAGCTCAATGCTGATTacgtttatttaaaaaaatctgttaagaagaaaagaaaagaaaaattgcctGAAGAGGATGAGGTATGTGAGCTGCTTCCCTCCGAAACATGTGATAAAAATGACAATAAAAGAtcaaaaaagaagaggaagaaaagacgTGGTAGTACCCAAGGTACTCAAGAAGAGACAGATGTAACCCTTGACCAGTCGCTGTTGTCATCTCCAGAGCAAAACAGGCAAGAGGAAGGCACAGTTCTGCCCTTACCTACAGCAGAGGGTGGTGTAGCCACACCCCAGCAGTGGCATGAAGATGGTGACTCTGGTGCTTCTCCTGCCAGGAGTGAAGATTCCATGGAGGTACCTGCTAATTCTTCTAAGCTGACTAAAGCAGCTGATCGATCTCAAAAAACTCCAGTTCGTGCTAAAAAGATAAAAAGCCGCGCTTTTGTCATGGAAGAAAGCTCTTCAGAATCTGATGTACC gacatcAGAAACCTTGACATCAAATAGAAAGGAGGACCAGAATACTTCCTTTACCAGAACGGCAGCCTCCGATGAGCTTAGTCTGGATGATGAAGAGTGCCTGGACTATAGCAcgtgttcagttttggatttGGATACTGCAAAACAAGAATTGGAAGAGTTTATTCCTCATGTGAGGAATATATCGGACAGTTCAATCAGGAAGATGGCAGGAAGAGACCTAATGAGgtttaaacagtttaaaaaacaag GTATTGCTGTCAAGTTTGGCAGATTTTCCCAGAAGGAAAATAATCAAATCCGGAAAAATGTTGAAGAGTTCTTAACGATTACTGGAATAGACAGTGCTGAAAAACTCCTGTTTACTTCGAGGTATCCAGAAGATAAAGAAACTATCAATCGCCTAAAAGCAGAACATCTTTTTTGTGAAAAACTTT CTGAGGGTATACCACGACCCTGGAGGCTGATATATTATCGAGCAAGGAAGATGTTTGACCCAAATAATTACAAAGGGAG GTAtactaaggaagaaaaagaaaaattaaagaagtaCCATGCTATGCATGGCAATGATTGGAAGAAGATTTCTGAGATGATGTCCCGTTCTAACCTCTCAGTAGCTATGAAATACTCTGAAATCAAGTCAG cTATCAACTATGGACCTTGGTCAAAGGAAGAGACCCAGAAGTTAATGCATGCAGTGGAGGAGGTGATTAGGAAAAGAATGGAAATGGAAGATGGAAATTCTCTTTCATCATCAGAAAAGTCGAATCGAGATCTGTCCATTGACCGTGAGAAACTGTACCAGAAGTTACCATGGACTGAGATTGAAGCTAAAGTGGGAACTCGCTATTGGAGACAATGTAAACAGAAATG GACTACAATTTTAACAAACAAGATGACCAAAGGGCAGCAGTTATATAGGGGGACCAAAGGATTACAGGCCAAGATCAATCTTATTAAAAG GTTGTATGAAATGAAAGTGGAGGATGCAAATGACATAAACTGGGAAGAACTCAGTAATACGATTGG AGATGTCCCTAGAGCCTATGTTCAAGCAAAATTTTATAAGCTAAAAGTCTCCTGTGTCCCTTTTTGGCAAAAAAAGAGTTTTTCTG aaatTATTGATtatcttttcaaaaagaaacttcCAGAACTTGAAGAAAACTtagaaaaaaggaaggggaaacaACTTAGTTCTGACAATTCAACAGCCAGTCAACAGAAGAAGGCTTTCCAGCTCAGTGACATTTTTGACTCCAGTGAAGAGAGTGATTAA